DNA sequence from the Thermodesulfovibrionales bacterium genome:
CACGCATGCCAACTGGAAGAAGCCCGATGAATTTATGCGGCATTGTAGCACCAAGTGGGCCATATTTCTTTTGAGTCTAAAAGATTGGCTGGAGAGGGAGGAAGGCCGTCCTGCACCTTATGATGCCAAAATCAGCGTTGGTGATTAGGCAGATTTCTACACAGAAGCCCCACTGAACAGCATTTGTCCACGTGAGTTGCAGTAGACTCACACTTTCATATAGAGGCCTTGTCCTGAGCGTTGAGATTGCGCGGTAAGTACACCGACAACTCGATACAACGAATATTTTCGCTGGAGCAAGATTTCCGATTATACCTCACACGGTTCTGTATTATCCCCATCTAGAGACTTCATGTGGTCGACGAAAATGTGACTTATGGGATTATAGTAGTACATCGTTGAAACGACAAACGCTTACGGATTAATAGTTGTTTTTGTATTTTTAGATAAGATCCTTTATGATATTTCATCAATTTTCTTGAGAATATTTGAGAAAGAGAGCTTCACTGAATCGAGGTTGAACAAAAGAAGTGCCGACCGTAGATCTTCTCGGTGCGAGTATTCTCTTTGCCTTCTCGAAAACTTACCCGGATTTACTCGTTATGGGGCCTACTGGCAGTGCTGGCTCCCCTTTCAGACAGGAACCATTATGAGCATGGGCAGGTACTTGATGGTCTTTTTCCCCCTGACGATCTATGCCCGTTGTTCATTGAAAAAACAAGCTACGCTGAGAGATGTCACGCTTATGACCTATTCATCACTTCTTGTCGTTTTCGGTGCGCTGTTTAGCAAGTTATATTTAATCGAATGAATGTATGAAAATGAAAGATAGACATATAACCATTTTAGGCGCAGGGCCTGCAGGTCTTGCCGCCGCTTACTATGCAAGAAAACAGGGACTACCCTTCACCATATATGAAGCGAGTAATCGGATTGGTGGTAACGCAATTACCGTGCGGCACGGTGATTTTCTATTTGACTCCGGAGCGCATCGCTTTCACGATAAGGATTGGGAAATAACGAGAGAACTAAGAAATCTGATGGGCCAAGACTTAAAAAGAATTGATGTTCCCAGCAAAATCTATTACAACCACAAGTTCATAGATTTTCCGCTTTCACCACTCGATCTGTTCAAGAAGTTGGGATTACGCACTTTTATGAGGGCGTGCCGAGAACTGGTAATCGCAAGGATGAAGAGCAGGAGGGAAGTAGAGAATTTTGAACAATTCGCTCTGCGCACCTACGGTAAGACGATAGCTGAAAATTTCTTGCTTAACTATTCGGAGAAGTTATGGGGGGAACCCTGCGCTAAGCTTTCGCCTCACATCTCGGGGAAGAGAATGACCGGGTTGAATGCAAAGACATTCCTGAAGGAAGCTCTTTGGGGAAACAGGGTGAAGACAGAACATCTGGATGGGTCATTTTATTACCCTGAAAAGGGCTTTGGAACGATTGTCGAGAAACTTGCTGGGTTCTGCATCGAAGAGAACGTTCGCAGGAATGCCAAGGTAACAAACATTTACCATGATCAGAAGAGGGTGGTCGCCATAGAAATTAACGGCGACGAACGAAGAGAGGTTCTTGATGTGGTGAGTACGTTACCGTTGCCTCACCTTGTAAAACTTATGGTCCCTTCACTACCGCAAGAGATTCTGTTTCTTGCAAATGATCTCCGGTTTCGCAATCTGATTGTGGTCACCGTCTTTCTGAATAAGGACTCGATCACGGGCGATGGATCTATATATTTTCCTGACCCGACATTCCCCTTTACCAGGGTATATGAACCGAAGAACAGGAGCACATACATGTCTCCAGCCGGAAAAACATCACTCTGCGCTGAAATTCCTTGCTTTGCAACAGATGAACTATGGACCATGGAAGATGATGACTTAATTGAATGTGTTTCTTCCTCTTTTGTGAAACTCGGATGGGTGAGGAGAGATGA
Encoded proteins:
- a CDS encoding FAD-dependent oxidoreductase — translated: MKMKDRHITILGAGPAGLAAAYYARKQGLPFTIYEASNRIGGNAITVRHGDFLFDSGAHRFHDKDWEITRELRNLMGQDLKRIDVPSKIYYNHKFIDFPLSPLDLFKKLGLRTFMRACRELVIARMKSRREVENFEQFALRTYGKTIAENFLLNYSEKLWGEPCAKLSPHISGKRMTGLNAKTFLKEALWGNRVKTEHLDGSFYYPEKGFGTIVEKLAGFCIEENVRRNAKVTNIYHDQKRVVAIEINGDERREVLDVVSTLPLPHLVKLMVPSLPQEILFLANDLRFRNLIVVTVFLNKDSITGDGSIYFPDPTFPFTRVYEPKNRSTYMSPAGKTSLCAEIPCFATDELWTMEDDDLIECVSSSFVKLGWVRRDDILDSRVIKIRFAYPLLEVASERKSRTIIKHFETFSNIKISGRNGRFLYAHFHEMMRFGRDIIEEYVSS